A single genomic interval of uncultured Desulfobulbus sp. harbors:
- a CDS encoding site-specific integrase, with product MEKYSWFKTEWHGQFDKSMQVSGLGERSRQVYTLAMRLLGEHCDKTPDRITEEELLDYFIHRQEVSGWSPATMRICHAGIKFFFKHVLKRDWHLLLLARAQREKCLPALLFLEEVKKVLSKNSPPSTTTSI from the coding sequence ATGGAAAAGTATTCCTGGTTCAAGACCGAGTGGCACGGACAGTTCGACAAATCCATGCAGGTAAGCGGCCTGGGTGAGCGAAGTCGGCAGGTCTATACTCTTGCCATGCGCTTGCTGGGCGAGCACTGCGACAAAACCCCCGATCGCATCACCGAGGAGGAACTCCTCGATTACTTCATCCACCGCCAGGAGGTGAGTGGCTGGTCACCGGCCACCATGCGCATCTGCCATGCCGGCATCAAGTTCTTCTTCAAGCATGTCCTGAAACGGGATTGGCATCTTTTGCTCCTGGCCAGGGCTCAACGGGAGAAGTGTCTGCCGGCCTTGCTCTTCCTCGAAGAAGTCAAAAAGGTCCTCTCCAAAAACTCACCACCTTCCACAACTACGTCAATCTGA
- a CDS encoding MFS transporter yields the protein MTSSQTNTPEPLTSTRGVDRKLPSGIWVLGLVSLFMDVSSELVHSLLPIFMTTVLGASMVTVGIIEGVAEGIAATTKVLSGALSDYFRKRKILVVIGYAIGALAKPVFPLATSIGWVFGARFVDRIGKGIRGAPRDALIADITPPPLRGAAYGLRQALDSVGAFVGPLLAVVFMFLFANDIKSVLWIAVIPAFIAVFLLIVALREPESTENTTHSRNHLTLRDAKRLPLRYWFVVMLGAVFTLARFSEAFLILRAQDVGLAIAYVPAIMIVMNIVYSLFSYPAGVAADRLPARKLLVFGLGLLIVADVILAMAVSPPLAFLGVAFWGLHMAFTQGLLSKLVADTAPSELLGTAFGVFNLVSGGVLLLASVIAGALWSIYGASATFIAGASFAALATMGLLFYRPDDRTTGHRVGA from the coding sequence ATGACCTCATCACAAACAAATACCCCTGAACCGCTAACTTCCACAAGGGGCGTTGATCGCAAGTTGCCGAGCGGTATTTGGGTGCTCGGATTAGTCTCGCTGTTTATGGACGTATCATCCGAGCTTGTTCACAGCCTCTTACCGATATTTATGACCACGGTGCTCGGCGCATCCATGGTCACGGTAGGGATTATCGAGGGTGTTGCCGAGGGCATCGCTGCGACCACGAAGGTGCTTTCCGGCGCGCTCAGTGATTACTTCAGGAAACGCAAAATTCTCGTTGTGATTGGGTATGCAATTGGGGCATTGGCCAAGCCGGTATTTCCACTCGCAACATCCATTGGATGGGTGTTCGGCGCACGCTTTGTCGATCGCATTGGCAAAGGCATTCGGGGCGCACCCCGTGATGCGCTGATCGCCGATATTACACCTCCACCGCTTCGGGGTGCGGCCTATGGCCTGCGCCAGGCGCTGGATTCAGTAGGGGCCTTTGTCGGGCCGTTGCTAGCGGTTGTCTTTATGTTCTTGTTCGCAAACGACATCAAATCAGTGTTGTGGATAGCTGTGATACCTGCGTTCATCGCGGTATTTCTACTGATTGTTGCACTTCGAGAACCTGAGTCCACTGAAAACACTACACATTCTAGAAATCACCTGACCTTGAGGGATGCCAAACGCCTGCCCCTCAGATACTGGTTTGTCGTTATGCTGGGAGCTGTCTTTACTCTTGCCCGCTTCAGTGAGGCATTTCTAATTCTTCGTGCTCAGGACGTCGGACTTGCTATCGCTTATGTGCCTGCAATTATGATTGTGATGAATATTGTCTACTCATTATTCTCCTATCCCGCAGGCGTGGCGGCTGACCGACTTCCGGCACGAAAGTTATTAGTGTTCGGACTTGGATTACTCATCGTCGCTGATGTTATATTAGCGATGGCCGTTTCACCGCCGCTCGCCTTCCTTGGTGTGGCGTTCTGGGGACTGCATATGGCATTTACCCAAGGCTTGTTATCGAAACTTGTTGCCGATACGGCACCCTCTGAGCTACTTGGGACGGCCTTCGGTGTGTTTAATCTGGTAAGTGGTGGGGTGCTGTTGCTGGCAAGCGTTATCGCTGGGGCACTATGGAGCATTTACGGTGCCTCGGCCACATTTATTGCCGGAGCATCGTTCGCGGCTCTCGCGACAATGGGGTTGCTCTTTTACCGACCTGATGATCGAACTACAGGACATAGGGTTGGCGCGTGA
- a CDS encoding tyrosine-type recombinase/integrase encodes MSAGLALPRRSQKGPLQKLTTFHNYVNLTTVCTCGLRLQEGLFLEVSDIDGARKMIHIHRGKGAKDRHAPLPEFTSTLLRRYWATHRNPRLIFPAVGRGQQKALISQEPMSIDGVQGAFRREHPTLMGLFNTSDPLWP; translated from the coding sequence GTGTCTGCCGGCCTTGCTCTTCCTCGAAGAAGTCAAAAAGGTCCTCTCCAAAAACTCACCACCTTCCACAACTACGTCAATCTGACGACCGTCTGCACCTGCGGCCTCCGTCTCCAGGAAGGACTATTCCTCGAAGTCTCCGATATCGACGGAGCGAGGAAGATGATCCATATCCATCGAGGCAAAGGAGCCAAGGACCGGCACGCCCCCTTGCCGGAGTTCACCTCTACCTTGCTTCGGCGTTATTGGGCAACGCACCGCAACCCCAGGCTCATTTTTCCGGCCGTTGGCAGAGGGCAGCAGAAGGCGCTGATCTCGCAGGAACCGATGTCCATCGATGGGGTGCAAGGCGCTTTCCGCAGGGAGCATCCGACACTTATGGGATTATTTAACACCTCGGATCCTCTTTGGCCGTGA
- a CDS encoding UPF0236 family protein yields MLDKDKIVHLLSWHQISNVAEFRGFLAELRGKDIIPLDKVCLCFVGDGADWIWDCVKEYFPTCRQVLDYFHCSEHLHDFAKYHFAESTKADEWIEQTKVRLFHNNATHVIAGLSRMKCKTATAETERTKLVNYLKKNKDRIEYGRLRRGGYPLGSGAIESANKFFSNIRLKRSGAWWKVDYANNILKLRCAKAQRASRPKRIRGVK; encoded by the coding sequence TTGCTCGATAAAGACAAGATAGTTCATCTTTTAAGTTGGCACCAAATCAGCAATGTTGCTGAATTTCGAGGATTCCTTGCCGAGCTAAGAGGCAAAGACATTATCCCGCTGGATAAAGTTTGCCTGTGTTTTGTAGGTGATGGAGCCGATTGGATATGGGACTGCGTCAAAGAATATTTCCCAACATGCCGCCAAGTCCTTGATTATTTCCACTGCTCGGAACACCTCCACGATTTTGCTAAATATCATTTTGCTGAATCGACGAAAGCCGATGAGTGGATAGAGCAAACCAAGGTTCGACTCTTTCACAACAATGCCACACATGTCATCGCTGGCCTGAGCAGAATGAAATGCAAAACAGCCACCGCGGAAACTGAGAGAACTAAGCTGGTCAACTACCTGAAAAAAAATAAAGACAGGATCGAGTATGGTCGTTTGCGGCGAGGTGGGTACCCGCTTGGCAGCGGAGCGATCGAAAGTGCCAATAAGTTCTTCAGCAATATCCGCCTCAAGAGATCCGGTGCCTGGTGGAAAGTCGATTACGCAAACAATATCCTCAAACTGCGTTGCGCCAAGGCACAGAGAGCATCACGGCCAAAGAGGATCCGAGGTGTTAAATAA
- a CDS encoding Txe/YoeB family addiction module toxin encodes MNLVFSDHAWDDYLYWQKTDRKILRRINALIMETKRNPFEGLGKPEPLKHALSGYWSRRIDDEHRFVYKVTENSMHIAQLRHHY; translated from the coding sequence TTGAACCTCGTCTTCTCCGACCACGCATGGGATGACTATCTGTACTGGCAAAAAACAGATAGAAAAATTCTCCGCCGTATCAACGCCCTTATAATGGAAACCAAACGCAATCCTTTTGAGGGACTTGGCAAACCTGAGCCTCTCAAACACGCGCTTTCCGGTTACTGGTCCCGCCGCATAGACGATGAACATCGTTTCGTTTATAAAGTTACCGAAAATTCAATGCATATTGCCCAGCTTCGACACCACTACTAA
- a CDS encoding methyltransferase domain-containing protein, which produces MDDYKLLIDLHKGGYRQGPGGDAETELALSLAMIDRAAPLKVADIGCGTGASTILLARLLNARITAVDFLQDFLVILDQRAESAGVADKISPIARFMDDLPFADEELDVIWSEGAIYNIGFEKGVEEWRRFLKAGGLLVASEITWLTGSRPAELQKHWDSEYPEINVASAKIRVLEKHGFTPVGYFVLPEHCWLEEYYRPMQARFENFLNRNGNSEQAREIVNAEQDEIGLYEKYKSHFGYGVYIAKKLG; this is translated from the coding sequence ATGGATGATTACAAACTGTTGATCGACCTTCACAAGGGAGGTTATCGCCAGGGGCCGGGCGGGGATGCCGAAACAGAACTTGCCCTAAGTCTGGCCATGATCGACAGGGCAGCACCGCTAAAGGTTGCCGATATTGGGTGCGGCACGGGAGCATCCACCATTCTGCTTGCCCGCCTCTTGAATGCCAGGATCACTGCAGTAGACTTCCTTCAGGATTTTCTGGTCATTTTGGATCAAAGAGCCGAAAGCGCCGGGGTGGCGGACAAGATATCACCCATTGCCCGGTTCATGGACGACCTGCCCTTTGCCGACGAGGAGTTGGATGTCATCTGGTCCGAGGGAGCAATCTATAACATTGGATTTGAAAAGGGAGTAGAGGAGTGGCGTCGATTTCTGAAAGCGGGTGGTCTATTGGTTGCCTCCGAGATTACTTGGCTCACAGGCTCCCGACCAGCCGAACTCCAGAAACACTGGGATAGCGAGTATCCCGAAATCAATGTGGCTTCAGCAAAGATTAGGGTTTTGGAGAAACACGGATTTACACCAGTTGGGTACTTCGTTTTACCGGAGCATTGTTGGCTGGAGGAATATTACCGGCCCATGCAAGCCAGGTTCGAAAACTTTTTGAATCGAAACGGGAACAGCGAACAAGCACGCGAAATAGTGAACGCAGAGCAAGACGAAATTGGCCTCTATGAAAAGTACAAGTCTCACTTTGGTTACGGGGTGTATATAGCAAAAAAGCTGGGATAA
- a CDS encoding type II toxin-antitoxin system prevent-host-death family antitoxin produces MEAITYTAARQNLAKTMEKVCKDRTPIIVTRKSSNSVVIMSLEDYEALEETAYLLRSPKNAQRLIESIAQLEKGEGTNRDLID; encoded by the coding sequence ATGGAAGCGATAACCTATACCGCTGCACGACAAAACCTTGCAAAAACAATGGAAAAGGTCTGCAAAGACCGCACGCCTATTATTGTGACTCGTAAATCTTCGAATTCCGTGGTTATCATGTCACTCGAAGACTACGAAGCCCTTGAAGAAACAGCATACCTCTTACGCTCCCCCAAAAATGCACAGCGCTTGATTGAGTCCATTGCCCAACTTGAAAAAGGAGAAGGGACCAATAGGGATCTCATCGATTGA
- a CDS encoding helix-hairpin-helix domain-containing protein yields the protein MNPAKVIREKVKGLTDLPNIGQEMEKDLNLIGINNPSQLTGKCPYEMYSQLCKATGQEHDPCVIDVFLSITHFMNGDSPKPWWKYTKERKEHSKIKSAEPGG from the coding sequence ATGAATCCTGCAAAGGTCATACGAGAAAAGGTTAAAGGTCTTACCGATTTGCCGAATATTGGTCAAGAAATGGAAAAAGACCTAAATCTTATTGGCATAAACAACCCTTCCCAACTGACGGGGAAATGCCCATATGAAATGTATTCTCAACTTTGCAAGGCCACCGGCCAAGAGCACGATCCATGTGTTATCGATGTTTTTCTTTCTATTACCCACTTTATGAACGGTGATTCGCCAAAACCATGGTGGAAATACACAAAAGAAAGAAAAGAGCATTCGAAAATAAAATCAGCAGAACCGGGCGGTTAA